A genomic stretch from Pyramidobacter piscolens W5455 includes:
- a CDS encoding exopolysaccharide biosynthesis polyprenyl glycosylphosphotransferase — protein sequence MNGSIATKFKKSIMFLFKILIVVTAVGLYIGGFKIWYEAPRLMFKDNYVVGVVYLLVFYTLSYSYGAYRIGILRLRELIYSFSLALTIANFTGYSQLSLMLHRFIAVGPMLLLTFAQVLAGTLLYVAANAVYFAINPARDALAILANPEDDERVLKKFLRESKRYRIVQYCHESDGDAAVRRAMDGQPLVLMFGHGRPQFRSMVIRHCYETDKRLLMVPNVDEIFVHSAVRCQIDDIPAFLFRGHQMGSEQKLIKRAIDVAGSAAALVALSPLMLLAALSVRLHDGGPAFYRQTRVTEGGRTFQLYKFRTMVQNAESNGAEMASNHDGRVTAVGRWLRMLRIDELPQLFNILKGDMSIVGPRPERPELIEQYCRQYPEFRYRLKVKAGLTGYAQVFGRYNTLFEDKLKLDLLYIQHFSLIFDFYLMISTVKVLFMPSSSEGVEEKDPSGK from the coding sequence ATGAATGGTTCCATCGCGACAAAATTCAAAAAGTCCATCATGTTCCTCTTCAAGATCCTGATCGTCGTTACCGCCGTCGGGCTTTACATCGGCGGCTTCAAGATCTGGTACGAAGCGCCGCGTCTGATGTTCAAGGACAATTATGTCGTCGGCGTGGTCTACCTGCTGGTGTTCTATACTCTCAGTTACTCGTACGGGGCTTATCGTATCGGCATCCTGCGCCTGCGCGAGCTGATCTATTCCTTCTCGCTGGCGCTGACCATCGCCAATTTCACGGGATATTCGCAGCTGAGCCTCATGCTGCACCGTTTCATCGCGGTGGGGCCGATGTTGTTGCTCACGTTCGCGCAAGTTCTGGCGGGAACGTTGCTCTACGTCGCCGCCAACGCCGTTTATTTCGCCATCAATCCCGCCCGCGACGCGCTGGCGATCCTCGCCAATCCCGAGGACGACGAGCGCGTGCTGAAAAAATTCCTCCGCGAGAGCAAACGCTACCGCATCGTCCAGTACTGCCACGAGAGCGACGGGGATGCGGCGGTGCGGCGCGCCATGGACGGGCAGCCGCTGGTGCTCATGTTCGGGCACGGGCGCCCGCAGTTCCGCAGTATGGTGATCCGTCACTGCTACGAAACGGACAAGCGTCTGCTCATGGTCCCCAACGTGGACGAGATTTTCGTCCACAGCGCCGTACGCTGCCAGATCGACGACATTCCCGCCTTCCTGTTCCGCGGACATCAAATGGGCAGCGAGCAGAAGCTTATCAAGCGCGCCATCGACGTCGCCGGTTCGGCCGCGGCGCTGGTCGCGCTCAGCCCGCTGATGCTGCTCGCCGCGCTGTCGGTCCGTCTGCACGACGGCGGCCCGGCGTTCTACCGGCAGACGCGCGTCACCGAGGGCGGACGGACGTTCCAGCTGTACAAGTTCCGCACCATGGTGCAAAACGCCGAGTCCAACGGCGCCGAGATGGCTTCCAATCACGACGGCCGCGTCACCGCCGTGGGGCGCTGGCTGCGCATGCTGCGCATCGACGAGCTGCCGCAGCTGTTCAATATTCTCAAAGGCGACATGTCCATCGTCGGCCCGCGTCCGGAGCGCCCCGAGCTGATCGAGCAGTACTGCCGCCAATACCCGGAGTTCCGCTACCGTCTCAAGGTCAAGGCCGGCCTGACGGGCTATGCGCAGGTGTTCGGCCGCTACAACACGCTGTTCGAGGACAAGCTCAAGCTGGATCTGCTCTACATTCAGCATTTTTCGCTGATCTTCGATTTCTATCTGATGATCTCCACCGTCAAGGTGCTCTTCATGCCGTCGAGTTCGGAGGGCGTCGAGGAAAAAGACCCCAGCGGCAAATGA
- a CDS encoding Na+/H+ antiporter NhaC family protein encodes MIKALAKGTAQWTRGTFAVCMPIALSLAFNRTNNQVTPLVVACFAAVAGGGVFSDHCSPLFDTTVLSSAGAAADHIDHVKTQPPYALVCAAAASVAYLFAGFSMG; translated from the coding sequence GTGATTAAAGCTCTCGCCAAAGGGACAGCACAGTGGACACGGGGGACGTTCGCGGTCTGCATGCCCATTGCGCTGTCTCTGGCCTTCAACCGCACGAACAATCAGGTGACGCCGCTTGTCGTCGCCTGCTTCGCGGCCGTAGCCGGCGGTGGAGTGTTCAGCGATCACTGCTCGCCCCTGTTCGACACAACCGTTCTTTCCTCCGCGGGAGCGGCGGCTGATCACATCGATCACGTCAAGACCCAGCCGCCTTATGCGCTCGTCTGCGCCGCGGCGGCTTCAGTCGCTTATCTCTTCGCGGGGTTCTCGATGGGATAA
- a CDS encoding phosphoenolpyruvate carboxykinase (ATP), whose protein sequence is MVELEHFENAELFKKINSLPVRTIVETPFYGNNVTKIESVAEAYELAKNSPGTLELTGMPVYKPEAQGLPKGANVLMFDDGAVVGRAAAARRIVGTPGVDTAGLCKIVREAIYQGRFRRFYEAEAVVGLDKDFTVRARLLIPEGFENNLLSWVLNFQFMTDDVKKFYAGSRVIPGEGDILVYTDPYWTHPDFPLGLAFFSPQQNCAAILGMRYFGEFKKGTLTLGWGTAARHGYASCHGGLKRFTRRDGKKFVLAVFGLSGSGKSTITHATHGGKYDIMVLHDDAFVVNVREKYAIAMEPTYFDKLQDYPIGCEANKYLLTVQNCGVTRDAAGKTIAVTEDVRNGNGRAVKSRLWTANRVDRIDEPLSAVCWLMKDPTLPPMLKLTGASLAAAMGATLATKRTSAEQLAHGVDPDALVIESYANPFRTYPLSMDYERFKALIEDGVDCYVLNTGDFMGKKVKKEDTFAALEAVVDGTAKFEPTGLPGVEYLPVEGFGMDLGDEKYRAAFMARMKDRARFIAGRETAGGGVDELPEDALESIEAVVSALRKM, encoded by the coding sequence ATGGTTGAATTGGAGCACTTCGAAAACGCGGAACTCTTCAAGAAAATCAACAGTTTGCCCGTACGAACCATCGTCGAAACCCCGTTTTACGGCAACAACGTCACGAAGATCGAAAGCGTCGCCGAAGCTTACGAGCTGGCGAAAAACAGTCCTGGCACGCTGGAGCTGACCGGCATGCCCGTGTATAAGCCGGAAGCGCAGGGGCTGCCGAAGGGCGCGAACGTGCTGATGTTCGACGATGGCGCCGTCGTCGGCCGCGCCGCCGCCGCCCGCCGCATCGTCGGCACTCCCGGCGTGGACACGGCCGGGCTGTGCAAGATCGTGCGCGAGGCGATTTATCAGGGCCGCTTCCGCCGCTTTTACGAAGCCGAAGCGGTCGTCGGGCTTGACAAGGATTTCACCGTCCGCGCCCGTCTCCTGATTCCCGAAGGATTCGAGAACAATCTGCTGAGCTGGGTGCTGAACTTCCAGTTCATGACCGACGACGTGAAAAAATTCTACGCCGGCAGCCGCGTCATTCCCGGCGAAGGCGACATCCTCGTCTACACCGATCCGTACTGGACGCATCCCGACTTCCCGCTCGGGCTGGCCTTCTTCTCGCCGCAGCAGAACTGCGCGGCCATTCTCGGCATGCGGTACTTCGGCGAGTTCAAAAAGGGCACGCTGACGCTCGGCTGGGGCACGGCCGCGCGCCACGGTTACGCCTCCTGCCACGGCGGCCTGAAGCGTTTCACGCGCCGCGACGGCAAAAAGTTCGTGCTGGCCGTGTTCGGCCTTTCCGGTTCCGGCAAATCGACCATCACCCACGCGACTCACGGCGGCAAGTACGACATCATGGTGCTGCACGACGACGCGTTCGTCGTCAACGTCAGGGAAAAGTACGCCATCGCCATGGAGCCGACGTACTTCGACAAACTGCAGGATTACCCGATCGGCTGCGAGGCCAACAAGTATCTGCTGACGGTGCAGAACTGCGGCGTCACGCGCGACGCCGCCGGCAAAACGATCGCCGTCACCGAGGACGTGCGCAACGGCAACGGCCGCGCCGTCAAGTCGCGCCTGTGGACGGCCAACCGCGTGGACCGCATCGACGAACCGCTCAGCGCCGTATGCTGGCTCATGAAGGACCCGACGCTGCCGCCGATGCTCAAGCTCACCGGCGCTTCGCTGGCCGCGGCGATGGGGGCCACGCTGGCCACCAAACGCACCTCGGCCGAACAGCTGGCCCATGGCGTCGATCCCGACGCGCTGGTGATCGAAAGCTACGCCAATCCGTTCCGCACCTATCCGCTGTCCATGGACTACGAGCGCTTCAAGGCGCTGATCGAGGACGGCGTTGACTGCTACGTTCTCAACACCGGCGACTTCATGGGCAAGAAAGTGAAGAAGGAAGACACGTTCGCCGCACTCGAAGCCGTCGTCGACGGCACGGCGAAGTTCGAACCGACGGGGCTGCCCGGCGTCGAATATCTGCCAGTCGAAGGCTTCGGGATGGACCTGGGAGACGAAAAGTACCGCGCCGCTTTCATGGCCCGCATGAAAGACCGCGCCCGCTTCATCGCCGGCCGCGAGACTGCCGGAGGCGGCGTCGACGAGCTGCCCGAGGACGCGCTCGAATCCATCGAAGCGGTGGTCAGCGCGCTGAGAAAAATGTAG